In the genome of Desulfurellaceae bacterium, one region contains:
- a CDS encoding DMT family transporter — MPQRSQTTRISVSADSPLDLLAVSLTIVLCAIWGGAFVAIKVGTMDMPPLGAGALRFLLTSLVLTGWAYYRRVPLRFGRTEAMLLLILGVLFFYTNVAAYVGTSRTTSGRAAVFFYAQPIFLALLAPYFLPGDRLTLRKLSGLGLAFGGVIVLFLAKLGGGITPTLIGDAIVLSGAVATAVSGVMTKRVAGRIHPVALICWQSWMSWPLLGLSSWMWEADAVFVFSGRAVVSILYLGIVSAAFGFVAYAWLIQRNSATRVAALTFLSPVFAVLYGWLLLGEYMGASQLAGVAGVCLGVYIVNSGRMPYPQTAADDQERGVPTAGGEVRVSGAR, encoded by the coding sequence ATGCCACAGCGCAGTCAGACAACCCGTATCTCTGTCTCAGCCGACTCCCCCCTCGACCTGTTGGCCGTGAGTCTGACGATCGTACTGTGTGCCATTTGGGGCGGCGCCTTTGTCGCCATCAAGGTCGGAACGATGGACATGCCCCCGCTGGGAGCCGGGGCGCTACGCTTTCTGCTGACCAGCCTGGTGCTGACCGGCTGGGCCTACTACCGGCGGGTTCCGCTGCGCTTCGGACGGACCGAAGCCATGCTGCTGCTGATTCTGGGAGTTTTGTTTTTTTACACCAATGTGGCTGCCTACGTTGGCACGTCGCGAACGACTTCGGGCCGGGCGGCGGTTTTCTTCTACGCCCAGCCGATTTTCCTGGCCCTGCTGGCGCCGTATTTCCTGCCTGGTGACCGACTCACCCTGCGCAAGCTGTCCGGCCTGGGGCTGGCCTTTGGCGGTGTGATCGTGCTGTTTCTGGCCAAGCTTGGCGGCGGCATCACGCCGACCCTCATAGGTGACGCCATCGTGCTGAGCGGCGCGGTCGCCACCGCTGTCTCCGGGGTGATGACCAAGCGGGTGGCCGGTCGGATCCATCCGGTGGCCCTGATCTGTTGGCAGTCCTGGATGTCGTGGCCGCTGTTGGGTCTGTCTTCCTGGATGTGGGAGGCGGACGCCGTGTTTGTTTTTTCCGGCCGGGCGGTCGTGTCCATCCTGTACCTGGGCATTGTGTCGGCCGCCTTTGGCTTTGTTGCCTATGCCTGGCTGATCCAACGCAACTCGGCAACCCGGGTGGCGGCGCTGACCTTTCTGTCGCCTGTGTTTGCCGTGCTGTACGGTTGGCTGCTGCTCGGTGAGTACATGGGGGCCAGCCAACTCGCCGGTGTGGCGGGGGTGTGCCTGGGCGTATACATTGTGAACAGCGGCCGGATGCCGTATCCGCAGACGGCGGCGGACGACCAGGAGCGGGGCGTGCCTACGGCTGGAGGAGAGGTGAGAGTGTCGGGCGCACGATAG
- a CDS encoding type II toxin-antitoxin system PemK/MazF family toxin — translation MPRYVPEKGDFVILTFDPQAGHEQRGRRPALVVSNTLFNRHTRLAMVCPITNTFKDIPFHVAVPDESSLTGYIMVEQLKSVDWASRQARFVEKTPAAVLNEVLSLLDACLYNPL, via the coding sequence ATGCCCAGATATGTCCCAGAGAAAGGGGATTTCGTGATCCTGACCTTTGACCCGCAGGCCGGACACGAGCAACGAGGCCGTCGGCCGGCACTGGTCGTCAGCAACACCTTGTTCAACCGTCATACCAGGCTTGCCATGGTGTGTCCCATAACCAATACCTTCAAGGACATTCCCTTTCATGTGGCGGTTCCCGACGAGTCGTCCCTGACCGGCTACATCATGGTCGAACAACTCAAGTCCGTTGATTGGGCGAGCCGGCAGGCGCGATTTGTTGAAAAAACTCCCGCAGCCGTGCTCAACGAGGTGCTGAGCCTGCTGGACGCCTGTCTCTACAACCCGCTGTGA
- a CDS encoding amidohydrolase family protein, translating into MPQVYTNARLIDGLADQPQEGVSIVVDGERISQITGSEAPAPAGAEVIDLTGKTVVPGLIDTHVHATLLDSESLPLFLAAGVTTARDVGGKLEKVTQLREDLKTGTKLGPRLFVLGPLLDGVDQSMDYNGELGEMLDSVPSVEAVPQKIGELLKAGVDGVKLYFTLPPDTAKAIIRFVDKRVPVTGHLGYSHSLDLINAGIDGLEHMWISPYNEFCALDMQFGPGASMMDPGFWTQITAGWEEADLEGEGAKTWFGAMVDKQVNMGTTLDLLWLAKFGTQAALKDPDRRYIPPMALGRQRAMASRIGERPDWDIHPGIFDPAKCVKALEKHQEATRILHESGGLVVGGTDCGGLPYPPPGFALLREIELLSEALGAMDAIKAVTSVAARYLRQQDNVGSVAAGRYADFSILDGDPLRDVRELRSTTTVVRGGVRYDPAELLEQVPHSEVVS; encoded by the coding sequence ATGCCACAGGTATACACCAACGCCCGGCTGATTGACGGCCTGGCGGATCAACCGCAGGAAGGCGTGTCCATCGTTGTCGATGGCGAGCGCATCAGCCAGATCACCGGAAGTGAAGCGCCGGCGCCGGCCGGCGCCGAGGTCATTGACCTGACGGGCAAGACGGTCGTGCCGGGCCTGATCGACACCCACGTCCACGCCACCCTGTTGGACAGCGAATCGCTGCCGCTGTTTCTGGCCGCCGGCGTGACCACCGCCCGGGATGTGGGCGGCAAGCTGGAGAAGGTCACCCAGCTGCGGGAAGACCTAAAGACCGGCACCAAACTCGGCCCGCGCCTGTTCGTCCTCGGCCCGCTGCTCGACGGAGTGGACCAGAGCATGGACTATAACGGCGAGTTGGGCGAAATGCTCGACAGCGTGCCCTCGGTGGAAGCCGTACCCCAAAAAATCGGCGAGCTGCTCAAGGCCGGGGTGGATGGGGTCAAGCTGTACTTCACCCTGCCGCCCGACACGGCCAAGGCGATCATTCGCTTTGTCGATAAGCGCGTGCCGGTCACCGGCCACCTGGGCTACAGCCACTCGCTTGACCTCATCAACGCGGGCATTGACGGCCTGGAGCATATGTGGATCTCGCCCTACAACGAGTTCTGCGCCCTGGACATGCAGTTCGGTCCGGGTGCGTCGATGATGGACCCCGGTTTCTGGACCCAGATCACCGCTGGCTGGGAAGAGGCCGACCTGGAGGGCGAGGGCGCCAAGACCTGGTTCGGCGCCATGGTCGACAAGCAGGTCAACATGGGCACCACGCTCGACCTGTTGTGGCTGGCAAAATTCGGCACCCAAGCCGCCCTCAAAGACCCCGACCGCCGCTATATTCCGCCTATGGCTCTGGGACGCCAGCGAGCCATGGCCTCGCGCATTGGCGAGCGACCCGACTGGGATATTCACCCCGGCATCTTTGACCCGGCAAAGTGCGTCAAAGCGCTGGAGAAGCACCAGGAAGCGACCCGCATCCTGCACGAGTCCGGGGGGCTGGTGGTTGGCGGCACCGACTGTGGCGGCCTGCCCTACCCGCCGCCGGGCTTTGCCCTGCTGCGCGAGATTGAGCTGTTGTCCGAAGCGCTTGGCGCCATGGACGCGATCAAGGCCGTGACCTCGGTTGCCGCCCGCTATCTGCGCCAGCAGGACAACGTCGGCAGTGTGGCGGCGGGCCGCTATGCGGATTTCTCGATTCTCGACGGCGACCCGCTCCGCGACGTGCGGGAGCTGCGCAGTACGACCACGGTCGTGCGCGGCGGGGTGCGCTACGATCCGGCCGAGTTGCTGGAACAGGTCCCACACTCTGAGGTCGTCAGCTAG
- a CDS encoding DUF2283 domain-containing protein: MKLTYYPDTDSLYIDLSEQPSTDSQEVAEGLVLDYDASGNLVGIDIDNASQKVQLKELTLSRLPTESQTITA, from the coding sequence ATGAAGCTGACCTATTACCCTGATACGGACTCCCTCTACATTGACCTTTCTGAGCAACCGAGTACGGACAGTCAAGAGGTTGCCGAAGGGCTCGTGCTCGATTACGACGCCAGTGGAAACCTCGTCGGAATCGATATCGACAATGCCAGCCAGAAAGTCCAACTCAAGGAGCTGACGCTCAGCAGGTTACCGACCGAGAGCCAGACGATCACGGCCTGA
- a CDS encoding pre-peptidase C-terminal domain-containing protein, whose amino-acid sequence MMSYARTLGSRCRPALLAFVLVLGFSAVGQTQGGRAEGAFRAAAATAEATTPTALSISLPAVTAAEQVEWALRDTTGPLQVGFGREIPIAYQDALAPRLEWVTRSDGTLVSAVRVTSPSAWALRVAVSAILGPDATLRFFNPADPDQHFEPVTRQNFTSQDTDQGTDQDTGSAEDLELPDLPVWSPVIAGETVGMEISLPSSQALSTFSLYVDQVSHLVSHPVSDQVSSVPRYQPQRLVDIGRASCEHIDIQCADPPVDPQAGATAKMIFTTEDGYTAACTGTLLEDKDDTSSIPYFLTAHHCIETQSVARTLVTYWDFERAIERTSDSESEICEGNDPTTVTQLTGGADLLATHPESDSSLLRLRRAPPGEREYVSWDETPLTHPSEVYGVHHPAADLKKYSAGLTVDFRNIYLGPELQEVRTVEVIWSQGTVEPGSSGAGLFDAHGQLRGVLSGSPTDMECGASVVYGRFDRFFPLIRHHLEPDGDMDGNTREAATGVGAASSTPRSLEYGGDIDYFRVEVAQAGTLTVETTGDTDTVGQLRGADGQRLGEDDDGGSGLNFRLARQVTAGIYYIRVSGFENATGPYTLVVRFAGTGTPGEGHAGTLEQASSVALNSSTSGVLEDGGDIDYFRVEVTRAGTLTVETTGNTDTVGQLLDADGQRLSEDDDGGSRLNFRLARQVTAGTYYIRVNGFGDASGAYVLSVRFTPAP is encoded by the coding sequence ATGATGAGTTATGCTCGCACTCTGGGCTCTCGCTGCAGACCCGCGCTGCTCGCCTTCGTGCTGGTGCTCGGTTTTTCTGCCGTGGGCCAGACCCAAGGCGGTCGTGCTGAGGGCGCGTTCAGAGCAGCTGCGGCCACGGCTGAGGCCACAACCCCCACCGCACTCAGTATTAGCCTGCCGGCGGTGACCGCCGCCGAGCAGGTGGAGTGGGCGCTGAGGGACACGACCGGCCCGCTGCAAGTCGGCTTTGGCCGGGAGATCCCGATCGCCTATCAGGACGCTCTGGCGCCTCGGCTGGAGTGGGTCACACGCAGCGATGGGACTCTGGTCAGCGCGGTCAGGGTCACGTCCCCCAGCGCCTGGGCACTGCGGGTGGCCGTGTCTGCCATCTTAGGCCCCGACGCCACACTGCGCTTCTTCAATCCGGCTGACCCCGATCAGCACTTCGAGCCCGTGACCCGGCAGAATTTCACGTCCCAAGATACTGACCAGGGTACTGACCAGGATACCGGGTCGGCTGAGGATCTGGAGCTGCCCGACCTGCCGGTCTGGTCTCCCGTCATTGCGGGTGAGACCGTCGGAATGGAAATCAGCCTGCCGTCGTCCCAAGCCCTGTCTACTTTCTCGCTGTATGTGGACCAGGTCTCTCATCTGGTCTCTCATCCGGTCTCTGACCAGGTCTCTTCCGTGCCGCGCTACCAGCCGCAGCGTCTGGTCGATATTGGTCGCGCTTCGTGTGAGCACATTGATATCCAGTGTGCAGACCCGCCGGTGGACCCTCAGGCAGGCGCAACCGCCAAAATGATTTTTACGACCGAGGATGGCTATACCGCCGCCTGTACGGGCACCCTGCTGGAGGATAAGGACGACACGTCTTCCATTCCGTATTTCCTCACCGCCCATCACTGTATCGAGACCCAGTCCGTCGCCCGGACGCTGGTCACCTATTGGGACTTTGAGCGCGCAATCGAGCGCACAAGCGACAGCGAAAGCGAAATCTGTGAGGGGAACGATCCAACGACAGTCACCCAGCTGACCGGTGGAGCCGACCTGCTGGCGACGCACCCCGAGTCGGACTCGAGCCTGCTGAGACTCAGGCGCGCCCCGCCGGGTGAGCGCGAGTATGTGAGCTGGGATGAGACGCCTCTCACCCATCCCTCCGAGGTGTATGGGGTGCATCACCCTGCGGCCGACCTCAAGAAATACAGTGCCGGGCTGACGGTAGATTTCAGAAATATCTATCTCGGTCCCGAGCTACAGGAGGTTCGGACTGTTGAGGTGATCTGGTCGCAGGGCACGGTCGAACCGGGCAGCAGCGGGGCCGGCCTGTTTGACGCGCACGGACAGCTGCGGGGCGTCTTATCGGGCAGTCCTACGGACATGGAGTGCGGGGCCAGCGTTGTGTATGGTCGTTTTGACCGCTTCTTTCCCCTGATCCGCCACCATCTGGAGCCCGACGGGGATATGGATGGGAATACGCGTGAGGCAGCGACCGGCGTGGGCGCGGCGTCCTCCACCCCGCGCTCGCTGGAGTATGGAGGAGATATCGACTATTTCCGGGTCGAGGTGGCCCAAGCCGGAACCCTGACGGTCGAGACGACGGGCGACACGGATACGGTCGGGCAGCTGCGGGGAGCCGACGGTCAGCGGCTCGGCGAGGACGATGATGGGGGCAGCGGGCTCAATTTTCGGCTGGCGCGGCAGGTCACAGCCGGGATCTACTATATCCGGGTGAGCGGCTTTGAAAATGCTACTGGACCGTACACGCTGGTCGTGCGCTTCGCTGGAACAGGAACACCGGGAGAGGGTCACGCCGGAACGCTTGAGCAAGCCAGCAGCGTTGCGCTCAACTCGTCCACCTCGGGGGTCTTGGAGGACGGGGGAGATATCGACTATTTCCGGGTCGAGGTGACCCGAGCCGGAACCCTGACGGTCGAGACGACGGGCAACACGGATACGGTCGGGCAGCTGCTGGACGCCGACGGCCAGCGGCTCAGCGAGGACGACGACGGGGGCAGCAGGCTCAATTTCCGGCTGGCGCGGCAGGTCACGGCCGGGACCTACTATATCCGGGTGAACGGCTTTGGGGACGCGAGCGGAGCGTATGTACTGAGCGTGCGCTTTACCCCGGCACCGTAA
- a CDS encoding TIGR03084 family protein yields the protein MLDQALDFRAESDVFFALLDSLEEHDWSRTTQFKDWTINDVLAHIHLGNYLADLSLQDSRAFLDFIRAFGRTGKKGASRLAATHEWLDGLCNRALLQRWREFYTAMADRFADADPKLRVKWVGPDMSVRSSISARLMETWAHAQAVYDVLGKQRSATDRLKNVAVIGINTFGWTFRNRDLPVPADPPYVRLDAPSGEVWEWNPPQDENAVRGQALEFCQVVTQVRNIADTSLQVRGDTAQSWMSIAQCFAGPPENPPAPGTRFRQVGHP from the coding sequence ATGTTAGACCAAGCGCTCGATTTTCGCGCAGAGAGCGATGTCTTCTTTGCGCTGCTCGACAGCCTTGAAGAACACGACTGGAGCCGCACGACCCAGTTCAAGGACTGGACCATCAACGACGTGCTGGCCCATATCCATCTCGGCAACTATCTGGCCGATCTCTCGCTGCAAGACAGCCGGGCCTTCCTCGACTTTATCCGGGCCTTCGGTCGGACGGGCAAAAAAGGCGCCAGCCGCCTGGCCGCCACCCACGAGTGGCTGGACGGTCTGTGCAACCGAGCCCTGTTGCAGCGCTGGCGGGAGTTCTACACCGCAATGGCGGACCGCTTTGCCGACGCCGACCCCAAGCTGCGGGTCAAATGGGTCGGCCCGGATATGAGCGTGCGCTCAAGCATCAGCGCCCGCCTGATGGAGACCTGGGCGCACGCCCAGGCTGTGTACGATGTGCTGGGCAAACAGCGCAGCGCGACCGACCGCCTCAAAAACGTCGCCGTGATCGGCATCAATACCTTTGGCTGGACCTTTCGCAACCGGGACCTGCCCGTTCCTGCCGATCCACCCTATGTCCGGCTCGACGCACCCTCGGGCGAGGTGTGGGAGTGGAACCCGCCCCAGGACGAGAACGCGGTTCGAGGCCAGGCGCTTGAGTTCTGTCAGGTCGTGACCCAGGTGCGCAATATCGCCGATACCAGCCTTCAGGTACGCGGCGACACGGCGCAGTCCTGGATGTCGATCGCCCAGTGTTTTGCCGGACCGCCGGAAAACCCGCCGGCGCCGGGAACCCGGTTTCGACAGGTGGGGCATCCTTAG
- a CDS encoding glutathione S-transferase family protein, giving the protein MLIDGKWVDDAQAPQPTDAQGRFVRRDSTFRNWVTPDGSPGPTGVGGFKAEPGRYHLYIALVCPWACRTLAYRKLKKLEDVISVSLSFPAMGKEGWEFGDYPGSIPDPLYNIRYVHELYTRADPHFSGRTTVPVLWDKARHTMVNNESADIIRMLNSAFDAYGDASVDFYPSELRAEIDQLNARMYEALNNGVYRTGFAVSQAAYDEAVSDVFGCLDELEERLRGRSYLCGERITEADWRAFVTLIRFDVAYHGLFKCNLRRVADYPNLSAYLRRLYRVPGIEETVDFHHIKHGYYGIGRVNPTGIVPKGPARIFAAEDARV; this is encoded by the coding sequence ATGCTTATTGACGGAAAATGGGTAGACGACGCGCAGGCGCCACAACCGACCGACGCCCAGGGCCGTTTTGTCCGTCGGGACTCGACCTTTCGCAACTGGGTCACGCCCGACGGCTCACCCGGTCCGACCGGCGTGGGCGGCTTCAAGGCCGAGCCGGGTCGCTACCATTTGTATATCGCCCTGGTGTGTCCCTGGGCGTGTCGTACCCTGGCCTACCGCAAGCTCAAGAAACTCGAAGACGTGATCTCGGTGTCGCTCTCCTTTCCGGCCATGGGCAAAGAGGGCTGGGAGTTCGGCGACTACCCCGGTTCGATTCCCGACCCGCTGTACAATATCCGCTATGTCCATGAACTCTACACCCGGGCCGACCCGCATTTCAGCGGCCGGACGACGGTACCGGTGCTGTGGGACAAAGCCCGCCACACCATGGTCAACAACGAGTCGGCCGACATCATCCGCATGCTGAACAGCGCCTTTGACGCCTATGGCGACGCCTCGGTCGATTTCTATCCGTCGGAACTGCGGGCGGAGATTGACCAGCTGAACGCGCGTATGTACGAGGCGCTGAACAACGGCGTGTACCGCACCGGCTTTGCGGTCTCCCAGGCTGCCTACGACGAGGCGGTGAGCGACGTGTTCGGGTGTCTGGACGAGTTGGAGGAGCGGCTTCGCGGCCGTTCGTATCTGTGCGGCGAGCGGATCACCGAGGCCGACTGGCGGGCGTTTGTGACGCTGATTCGGTTTGATGTCGCCTATCACGGGCTGTTCAAGTGCAACCTGCGGCGGGTGGCTGACTATCCGAATCTGTCGGCCTACCTCAGGCGCCTATACCGGGTGCCGGGCATTGAAGAGACGGTGGATTTTCACCACATCAAGCACGGCTATTACGGCATCGGCCGGGTCAATCCGACCGGCATCGTGCCCAAAGGCCCGGCCCGGATTTTTGCCGCCGAGGACGCCCGAGTCTGA
- a CDS encoding M18 family aminopeptidase codes for MDQHRFNQGLAAFLTASPTPFHAVEQMAAGLSQAGFERLAEADAWSLRPAGRYFITRNDSSIIAWTMPVEGSPAERGFRMVGAHTDSPCLKVKPQPELHRHGYVQLGVEVYGGVLLNPWFDRDLSLAGRVSYLNQHGRLAHRLLNFSHAVAVIPSLAIHLDRQANTSRSINAQTYLPPILGQTEEKPELKPLLQRRLEADGAADVAQVLDYELFFYPTQGPEFIGLEQEFIASARLDNLLSCFIGLQALTEAEPEQAALLVANDHEEVGSTSAAGARGPMLRQMLERVVPDPQQRGRALSRSVLISADNAHGLHPNFSDRHDDNHGPLLNHGPVIKLNANQHYASNSETSAIFRKLAAEEDSPVQAFVVRSDMACGSTIGPLTAAEIGVRTIDVGVPQWAMHSIREVAGTRDAFTLSRILRRFFRTAEL; via the coding sequence ATGGACCAACACCGCTTCAACCAAGGGCTGGCCGCCTTCCTGACCGCTTCCCCGACGCCCTTCCACGCCGTCGAGCAGATGGCCGCCGGCCTGTCACAGGCCGGCTTTGAGCGCCTGGCCGAGGCCGACGCCTGGTCGCTACGACCCGCCGGACGCTATTTCATTACCCGCAATGACTCGTCGATCATCGCCTGGACCATGCCGGTCGAGGGCTCACCGGCCGAACGCGGCTTTCGGATGGTCGGAGCGCATACCGACTCGCCGTGTCTGAAGGTCAAACCCCAGCCCGAGCTACACCGCCACGGCTATGTCCAGCTCGGGGTCGAGGTCTACGGCGGGGTGTTGCTCAACCCGTGGTTTGATCGCGACCTGTCGCTGGCCGGGCGGGTCAGCTATCTGAACCAGCACGGCCGACTCGCCCACCGCCTGCTCAATTTCTCACACGCCGTGGCGGTCATTCCCAGCCTGGCCATTCATCTCGACCGCCAGGCCAACACCAGCCGCTCGATCAACGCCCAGACCTATCTGCCGCCCATCCTCGGGCAGACCGAGGAAAAACCGGAGCTGAAACCCCTCCTCCAGCGCCGGCTTGAGGCCGACGGCGCTGCGGATGTCGCCCAGGTGCTGGACTACGAGTTGTTTTTCTATCCGACCCAAGGCCCGGAATTCATCGGCCTGGAACAGGAGTTCATCGCCTCGGCCCGGCTCGACAACCTGCTGAGCTGTTTTATCGGTCTCCAGGCCCTGACCGAGGCCGAGCCCGAGCAGGCCGCCCTGCTGGTGGCCAACGATCATGAAGAGGTCGGCAGCACCTCGGCGGCCGGGGCGCGCGGGCCGATGCTCAGGCAGATGCTGGAGCGCGTCGTGCCCGACCCCCAGCAGCGCGGGCGGGCGCTGTCGCGCTCGGTGCTGATTTCGGCCGATAACGCCCACGGCCTGCACCCCAACTTCTCCGACCGCCACGACGACAACCACGGCCCGCTGCTCAACCACGGTCCGGTCATCAAGCTGAACGCCAACCAGCACTACGCCAGCAACAGCGAGACCAGCGCCATCTTTCGCAAACTGGCGGCCGAGGAAGACAGCCCGGTGCAAGCCTTCGTGGTCCGCAGCGACATGGCCTGCGGCAGCACGATCGGACCGCTGACCGCAGCCGAGATCGGCGTGCGGACGATTGACGTCGGCGTGCCGCAGTGGGCCATGCACTCTATTCGTGAGGTGGCCGGAACGCGGGACGCCTTCACGCTGAGCCGTATCCTGCGCCGCTTCTTCAGGACCGCCGAACTGTAA
- a CDS encoding polysaccharide deacetylase yields MATKDIKIAYGIDVDAVAGWLGSYGGEDSPDDISRGLFAGEVGVPRLVKLFAKYDITTSWFVPGHSIETFPEQTRMVVEAGHEIGAHGYAHENPIAMTPQQEEDVLLRSIELIERVAGKRPTGYVAPWWEFSPITNELLLKHGFAYDHSLMHNDFHPYYVRVGDRWTNIDYAKPAAEWMKPLQRGQETDLVEIPASWYLDDLPPMMFIKKSANSHGFVNPHDIEQLWRDQFDWVYREYDYAVFAMTIHPDVSGRPQVLLMHERLIEYINGHAGVSWCTLGEIAADFAQRQPRG; encoded by the coding sequence ATGGCGACAAAAGACATCAAAATTGCCTACGGTATCGACGTGGATGCGGTGGCCGGCTGGCTGGGCTCGTACGGCGGCGAGGACTCGCCGGACGACATTTCGCGCGGGCTGTTCGCCGGCGAGGTCGGCGTGCCGCGTCTGGTCAAGCTGTTTGCCAAATACGACATCACAACCTCCTGGTTCGTGCCCGGCCACTCGATCGAGACCTTTCCCGAGCAGACCCGGATGGTCGTCGAGGCCGGGCATGAGATCGGTGCCCACGGCTACGCCCACGAAAATCCGATTGCCATGACGCCCCAGCAGGAAGAAGATGTGCTGCTCAGGAGCATTGAGTTGATCGAGCGCGTGGCGGGCAAACGGCCGACCGGCTATGTGGCCCCGTGGTGGGAGTTCTCTCCCATCACCAACGAGCTGCTGCTGAAGCACGGCTTTGCGTATGACCACAGCCTGATGCACAACGACTTCCACCCCTACTACGTCCGGGTCGGCGACCGGTGGACCAACATCGACTACGCCAAACCGGCCGCCGAGTGGATGAAGCCCCTGCAGCGCGGCCAGGAAACGGATCTGGTCGAGATCCCGGCCAGCTGGTACCTCGACGACCTGCCGCCGATGATGTTCATCAAGAAGTCGGCCAACAGCCACGGCTTTGTCAATCCGCACGATATTGAGCAGCTGTGGCGCGACCAGTTCGACTGGGTGTACCGGGAGTACGACTACGCCGTGTTTGCGATGACCATCCACCCGGATGTGAGCGGTCGCCCGCAGGTCTTGCTGATGCACGAGCGGCTGATCGAATACATCAACGGCCACGCCGGGGTGAGCTGGTGCACGCTGGGAGAGATCGCGGCGGATTTCGCCCAGCGTCAGCCCAGGGGCTGA
- a CDS encoding allantoinase PuuE, whose product MAAEQLKDRAIPGPKRDYVGYGRRLPKVVWPDEAQVAVNLVVNYEEGSEYAKPLGDERNEGLAEINYALNPKYRDLCTESVYEYGSRAGIWRLLRLFDEYRIPTTFFACAVALERNPEVGQWMQASGHEPCSHGWRWSEHWLLSRDEERQQLRWAIESIQNTCGQRPQGWYCRYGPSVNTRELLVEEGGFVYDSDAYNDDLPYFTEVNGRQHLIVPYSLTYNDARYVLPQGYGSPTDFFETCKRGLDELWREGAAGYPKMMSIGLHPRLVGQAGRTAALREFLDYALNKGGVWFARRIDIARWWRDHHTEFVR is encoded by the coding sequence ATGGCAGCCGAACAACTCAAAGACCGCGCTATTCCAGGTCCCAAACGCGACTATGTGGGCTATGGCCGCCGTTTGCCGAAAGTGGTGTGGCCCGACGAGGCGCAGGTGGCGGTCAATCTGGTCGTCAACTACGAAGAGGGCTCCGAGTACGCCAAGCCGCTGGGCGATGAGCGCAACGAGGGCCTGGCCGAGATCAACTACGCCCTGAACCCCAAGTACCGCGATCTGTGTACCGAGTCGGTCTATGAGTACGGCAGCCGGGCCGGCATCTGGCGCCTGCTGCGGCTGTTTGACGAGTATCGAATTCCGACCACCTTCTTCGCCTGCGCGGTGGCTCTGGAGCGCAACCCCGAAGTCGGCCAGTGGATGCAGGCCAGCGGCCACGAGCCGTGCTCGCACGGCTGGCGCTGGAGCGAACACTGGCTGCTCAGTCGCGACGAAGAGCGCCAGCAGCTGCGCTGGGCCATCGAGTCGATCCAGAACACCTGTGGCCAGCGTCCCCAGGGCTGGTACTGTCGCTATGGGCCGAGCGTCAACACCCGCGAGCTGCTCGTCGAGGAGGGCGGCTTTGTGTACGACTCGGACGCCTATAACGACGACCTGCCCTACTTTACCGAGGTGAACGGCCGCCAGCATCTGATCGTGCCGTATTCGTTGACTTATAACGACGCGCGTTACGTCCTGCCCCAGGGCTACGGCAGCCCGACCGATTTCTTTGAGACCTGCAAACGCGGCCTGGACGAGCTATGGCGCGAGGGGGCGGCCGGCTATCCCAAAATGATGTCGATCGGTCTCCATCCGCGTCTGGTCGGCCAGGCCGGTCGGACGGCCGCGCTGCGGGAGTTCCTCGACTACGCGCTGAACAAGGGCGGGGTGTGGTTTGCCCGGCGGATCGATATCGCCCGGTGGTGGCGGGACCATCACACGGAGTTCGTCCGCTGA